ATGGATACGTAAAAGGTATCATTTGAGTATTGACGACCTACCCTGTTGTAGTGATATAGTTGAACCATATTCGAGTGGGGGCTTAGCCCGAAAGGAATGGACACTATGTGGGACTATACAGGAAAAGTAATGGATCATTTCCGGAATCCCCGGAATGTCGGTGTGATTGAGAATCCTGATGGCATCGGTGAGGTGGGCTCATTGGCCTGTGGAGATGCTTTGAAGTTGATGTTTAAATTGGGGCCAGACGGACGAATTGTGGATGCGAAATTCCAGACCTTTGGTTGCGCCAGCGCCATTGCTTCCTCATCAGCCCTTACAGAGATGATTAAGGGGTTGACTCTGGATGAGGCCGCTAAGGTGACCAATCAGGATATCGCTGATTTCCTGGGGGGGCTGCCAGAGCAGAAGATGCACTGTTCGGTCATGGGGCGCGAAGCTTTGGAAGCGGCCATTGATAATTACAGGATCGGCAAAACCGATAAGAAAATCTTGAGTGGGAAAGTGGTTTGTAACTGCTTTGGTGTTACCGAAGAGGAAATCCAGAGAGTGGTCCGGGAAAATGGACTCTCCACAATTGACCAGGTGACAAACTATACCAAGGCTGGTGGCGGTTGCGGCAAGTGTAAAGGGGATATCGGCAAGATTGTGGATAAAATCGTGCACGAGCGGCTTGATGCGGAGCGTAAAGCAGGGGCTCATACGGCTCCACGGAAAATGACCGTGATCGAAAAAATCCGACTTATAGAACAAACTATTGACCGTGAAATACGTCCTCTTCTGAAGCGAGATGGTGGCGATATTGAGCTGATTGATGTTGAGGGTAATCGGGTCAAGGTGGCTTTGCGCGGTATGTGTGCCGGCTGTCAGGTATCCTCGTTTACGCTGAAAGATGTGGTGGGCGTTAAACTGAAAGAGTTTGTTTCCAGTGATCTAACCGTGGAGGAGGTTCGGGAATGAAAAACGTTTACCTCGATAATAACGCGACAACAGCGGTGGCTCCAGAGGTCATTGAGGCGATGGCGCCTTATTTTAAGGAACATTGGGGCAATCCTTCCAGCATGCACTCCTTTGGTGGACATGTGAAGCAGGCGATTGATGAGGCCCGTCAAAAAGTGGCTGAATTAATTCATGCGGATCCTTCGGAAATTATTTTCACCAGTTGTGGAACCGAGAGTGATAATACAGCTATTCGGGGTGGGGCCGAGGCCGTCGGGAGCCACCTTAACATCATCTGCACAAGAGTGGAGCATCCCGCAGTTTTGGGCCCCTGTCGCTATTTGGGTGAACGTGGACATCGGCTCCATGAAATCAATGTCGATTCTTCAGGGCAATTG
The sequence above is drawn from the bacterium genome and encodes:
- the nifU gene encoding Fe-S cluster assembly protein NifU, translating into MWDYTGKVMDHFRNPRNVGVIENPDGIGEVGSLACGDALKLMFKLGPDGRIVDAKFQTFGCASAIASSSALTEMIKGLTLDEAAKVTNQDIADFLGGLPEQKMHCSVMGREALEAAIDNYRIGKTDKKILSGKVVCNCFGVTEEEIQRVVRENGLSTIDQVTNYTKAGGGCGKCKGDIGKIVDKIVHERLDAERKAGAHTAPRKMTVIEKIRLIEQTIDREIRPLLKRDGGDIELIDVEGNRVKVALRGMCAGCQVSSFTLKDVVGVKLKEFVSSDLTVEEVRE